The DNA segment GGTCGGCCCGATGATCCTGGCCACCAGCATGTACAAGTTCAAGTTCTGGGTGCCTGAGGGGCGCAGCTATCACGGTGCAATGATCGGCAACGGCCAGACTCGGGCCGATATCGGTATCGATGCGCAGGGTGAGCGCTGGCAGCTGTTGGTCAGCGCACCTGCGGCCTGCGCGGAGGATTGCCAGCAACTGGTGTACCTGGCCCGGCAGATCCAGGTCGGCCTGGGTCGCGACGCCAGCCGTGCCAGCCATGCGTTGGCCAGTGCCCAGCCATTGGCCGCTGACTACCAGGCGTTGCTCGGCCGCGAGTACCCGCAACTACAGCGTTATCCCCTCGACCTGCAACGCTACGGCCACAAGGTCAGCGAGCCTGGCCCGCAGCTGTGGATCGTCGATCCGCACGGCAACCTGGTGCTGCGCTACGACGCCAAGGTCAAGGGCAAGCACGTGCTCGACGATCTGCGTCACCTGCTCAAGCTGTCCAACATCGGATAGGAGCCAAACCATGGCCAGACCCGGATACCGCCTCGCCGTGTTCGCCACCCTGCTGGCACTTGTGGTCGTTCTGCTCGGTGCCTATACCCGCCTCACCCATGCAGGCCTGGGCTGCCCGGACTGGCCGGGCTGCTACGGTTTTATCAGCGTGCCCAAGTCCGACGCGCAGCTGGCCCACGCCGAGCTGCACTTCCCGGAACACCCGGTGGAAGCGGCCAAAGGCTGGGCGGAGATGGTCCACCGCTACTTTGCCGGGGCCCTGGCACTGGTGATTGCCCTGCTCGCTTTCCAGGCCGTGCGCCGCCATGCGCGTGACGGTCAGCCCTATCGCTTGCCGGTGTTGTTGCTAGGGGTGGTGTTGGCGCAAGCGGCGTTCGGAATGTGGACGGTAACCCTGAAACTCTGGCCGCAGGTGGTCACCGCGCACTTGCTTGGTGGCTTTACCACCTTGAGCCTGCTGTTCCTGCTATCCCTGCGTCTATCCCGGGCCTTTGTGCCCCTGCCAAAACTGCCGCTGAGCGTGCGCCGGGTAGCGGCGTTGGCGCTGTTGGTGGTGATCGGCCAGATCGCCTTGGGCGGCTGGGTCAGCGCCAACTACGCCGCTGTTGCTTGTATCGATCTGCCGACCTGCCATGGCCAATGGTGGCCGCCGGCGGACTTCAGCAACGGCTTCCATCTGACCCAGCACGTCGGCCCAAACTACCTTGGTGGGCAGCTGGACAGTGACGCCCGCACGGCCATTCATATCAGCCACCGGTTGGGCGCCCTGCTGGTCACGGCGGTGTTGCTGCTGCTCAGCTGGAAGCTCTATCGCAACGGCCTGGCCGGCCTGGCGCGCTTGGTGTTGCTGGCCTTGGCGCTGCAGATCGGCCTGGGTATCAGCAATGTGCTGTTGCACCTGCCGCTGGCGGTGGCCGTGGCGCACAACGCTGGCGGCGCCGCGTTGCTGTTGA comes from the Pseudomonas urmiensis genome and includes:
- a CDS encoding COX15/CtaA family protein; the protein is MARPGYRLAVFATLLALVVVLLGAYTRLTHAGLGCPDWPGCYGFISVPKSDAQLAHAELHFPEHPVEAAKGWAEMVHRYFAGALALVIALLAFQAVRRHARDGQPYRLPVLLLGVVLAQAAFGMWTVTLKLWPQVVTAHLLGGFTTLSLLFLLSLRLSRAFVPLPKLPLSVRRVAALALLVVIGQIALGGWVSANYAAVACIDLPTCHGQWWPPADFSNGFHLTQHVGPNYLGGQLDSDARTAIHISHRLGALLVTAVLLLLSWKLYRNGLAGLARLVLLALALQIGLGISNVLLHLPLAVAVAHNAGGAALLLMMMLVNYRIRVVDKVRLGHGWRFTRVAGAHVPMRNDTWRRF